Proteins encoded in a region of the Phaenicophaeus curvirostris isolate KB17595 chromosome 1, BPBGC_Pcur_1.0, whole genome shotgun sequence genome:
- the MANSC4 gene encoding MANSC domain-containing protein 4 isoform X1, with translation MVLLVAIAEVLLVLGLALESDSLCSPTTFYKNCWIRRFPGLLIDLQESQKRGAQVLKIYAEASPQQCSRTCCLLRNVSCNLAVFYHGAINENMNCLHMSCPALESCILKARINVILYNITTGIDPDLLIFEKLTSKEPNTHSSPSKYEWQNSTKTTEREGCQHHNATSSSLLLQAPSSTSSNSLTAHTHIPSTSLTVKNPEVTTYSWSESFPLDDHFAKRTSTTSVTTRSITSSDKKTVHSTLISKSAEVLSHMHTPPRINSSKQHLNETKGYSGRNYTSDNEASAWGTAALGVWLIPVVLCSSLIFLCCCTVAFTAGHGRNRRGQYKPVRRTTMSRQFIKYTTVKGNL, from the exons ATGGTTCTGCTGGTGGCAATAGCAGAAGTGTTGTTGGTCCTCGGTTTAGCTCTGGAGTCAGACTCTCTCTGCTCACCCACGACATTTTACAAAAACTGCTGGATCCGACGCTTCCCAGGTCTTCTGATTGACCTACAGGAATCTCAGAAGAGGGGTGCCCAGGTGCTGAAGATATATGCAGAAGCCTCACCCCAACAGTGCAGCAGAACGTGCTGCCTTCTGAGGAATG TTTCCTGTAATCTGGCAGTGTTCTACCATGGAGCTATTAATGAGAATATGAATTGCCTGCACATGTCTTGCCCGGCATTGGAAAGTTGCATACTAAAGGCTAGAATCAATGTCATTTTGTACAATATCACAACAG GGATTGATCCAGATCttcttatttttgaaaaactGACATCCAAAGAGCCAAATACTCACTCCTCACCAAGTAAATATGAATGGCAAAACAGCACAAAGACCACTGAGCGGGAAGGATGTCAGCATCATAATGCCACATCAAGTTCTCTTCTGCTCCAAGCTCCGTCTTCTACCAGTAGCAACAGCTTAACAGCCCATACTCACATCCCCAGCACAAGCCTGACGGTCAAAAACCCTGAAGTTACTACTTATTCCTGGTCAGAAAGCTTTCCACTGGATGACCATTTTGCTAAGAGGACAAGCACCACTTCAGTAACCACTAGGTCAATCACCAGCTCAGACAAGAAGACTGTACACTCAACTTTGATATCCAAGTCTGCCGAGGTATTATCCCACATGCACACTCCTCCTCGTATAAACAGCAGTAAGCAACACTTAAATGAAACCAAAGGCTACAGTGGTAGGAATTACACTTCAGATAATGAGGCATCTGCTTGGGGAACTGCAGCTTTGGGTGTCTGGTTGATTCCTGttgttctttgttcttctctcatCTTCCTTTGCTGCTGTACTGTTGCTTTCACAGCAGGGCATGGCAGAAATAGGAGGGGTCAGTATAAGCCCGTAAGGAGAACAACCATGTCAAGACAATTCATAAAATATACTACTGTCAAAGGTAATCTGTAA
- the KLHL42 gene encoding kelch-like protein 42, whose amino-acid sequence MSLSGRQGGEEERGEWGGGDGDKDGEEVVQIRLGDKCYPVCKRKLIEQSDYFRALYRSGMREAGQGQREQLLRGGLSALGLELVLDFINTSCLARLEREEEGEEDPPLLEELVEAASYLQVTPLLRLLLSQVRVGNCFELHRLAQVYGLQDLHDACLDFMASHYHQVLRRPDARPHLLLPQALQQHLKERRMRGTATLVAIGDFMGASSLGRHPQAEAPWSMLRYDEEAQRWLPLANNLPPDLVNVRGYGSAMLDNYLFIVGGYRITSQEISAAHCYNPCLNEWSQLASMNQKRSNFKLLAVNGKLYAIGGQSLSNVECYNPENDWWNFVASMPNPLAEFSACECKGKIYVIGGYTTRDRNMNILQYCPTSDSWTNFELCDVHVRKQQMLSVEETIYLVGGCIHELGQNQKSSQNEDMLTVQSYNIATKEWLYLKENTSKSGLNLTCTLHNDGVYILSRDITLSTSLEHRVFLKYNIFTDSWESLRRFPAFGQNMLICSMYLPDVQEV is encoded by the exons ATGTCCCTGTCGGGGCggcagggtggggaggaggagcgGGGGGAGTGGGgcggaggggatggggacaaggacggGGAGGAGGTGGTGCAGATCCGGCTCGGGGACAAGTGCTACCCGGTGTGCAAGAGGAAGCTGATCGAGCAGAGTGACTATTTCCGAGCCCTGTACCGCTCGGGCATGCgggaggcagggcaggggcagCGGGAGCAGCTGCTACGCGGGGGGCTGAGCGctctggggctggagctggtgctggaCTTCATCAACACCTCGtgcctggccaggctggagcgggaggaggagggcgaGGAGGACCCGCCtttgctggaggagctggtggaggcGGCTTCCTACCTGCAGGTCACCCCCTTGCTCCGCCTGCTCCTCTCCCAGGTGAGGGTGGGCAACTGCTTCGAGCTGCACCGCCTGGCGCAGGTGTACGGTCTCCAGGACCTGCACGATGCCTGTCTGGACTTCATGGCCTCCCATTACCATCAAGTGCTTCGGAGGCCCGATGCCCGGCCgcatctcctcctgccccaagcTCTCCAGCAGCACTTGAAGGAGAGGCGGATGAGGGGCACGGCCACCCTTGTGGCCATCGGGGACTTCATGGGTGCCTCCTCCCTGGGCCGTCACCCTCAGGCGGAAGCCCCTTGGTCTATGCTGAGGTACGATGAAGAAGCGCAGAGGTGGCTCCCCTTGGCCAACAACCTGCCCCCCGATCTGGTGAACGTCCGAGGCTACGGGTCGGCGATGCTGGACAACTACCTGTTCATCGTCGGGGGCTACAGGATCACCAGCCAGGAGATTTCAGCTGCCCACTGTTACAACCCTTGCCTGAATGAATGGAGTCAGCTGGCTTCCATGAACCAGAAGAG GTCCAATTTTAAACTTTTAGCTGTAAATGGAAAGCTCTATGCCATCGGTGGTCAATCACTTTCCAATGTGGAGTGCTATAACCCAGAAAATGACTGGTGGAATTTTGTAGCATCCATGCCAAACCCTCTTGCAGAATTCTCAGCTTGTGAGTGCAAGGGCAAGATCTACGTTATTGGAGGATACACTACACGAG ATAGGAATATGAACATTTTGCAGTACTGTCCCACTTCTGATTCCTGGACCAACTTTGAACTTTGTGATGTCCATGTTCGCAAACAACAGATGCTGTCTGTTGAAGAAACTATATATCTGGTAGGGGGTTGTATTCATGAACTTGGACAGAACCAGAAATCCAGCCAAAATGAGGATATGTTAACTGTGCAGTCTTACAACATTGCTACCAAAGAATGGCTCTACCTCAAAGAGAACACATCAAAATCGGGTCTCAACTTGACGTGCACTCTCCACAATGATGGAGTCTATATATTGAGTAGGGATATTACTTTATCTACAAGCTTGGAGCACCGTGTTTTTCTTAAGTATAATATATTTACGGATAGTTGGGAGTCACTAAGACGCTTTCCAGCCTTTGGACAAAACATGCTGATCTGTTCTATGTATTTGCCTGATGTGCAGGAAGTGTAA
- the MANSC4 gene encoding MANSC domain-containing protein 4 isoform X2, with translation MEQSVTGLQESQKRGAQVLKIYAEASPQQCSRTCCLLRNVSCNLAVFYHGAINENMNCLHMSCPALESCILKARINVILYNITTGIDPDLLIFEKLTSKEPNTHSSPSKYEWQNSTKTTEREGCQHHNATSSSLLLQAPSSTSSNSLTAHTHIPSTSLTVKNPEVTTYSWSESFPLDDHFAKRTSTTSVTTRSITSSDKKTVHSTLISKSAEVLSHMHTPPRINSSKQHLNETKGYSGRNYTSDNEASAWGTAALGVWLIPVVLCSSLIFLCCCTVAFTAGHGRNRRGQYKPVRRTTMSRQFIKYTTVKGNL, from the exons ATGGAACAGTCGGTCACTGGTTTGCAG GAATCTCAGAAGAGGGGTGCCCAGGTGCTGAAGATATATGCAGAAGCCTCACCCCAACAGTGCAGCAGAACGTGCTGCCTTCTGAGGAATG TTTCCTGTAATCTGGCAGTGTTCTACCATGGAGCTATTAATGAGAATATGAATTGCCTGCACATGTCTTGCCCGGCATTGGAAAGTTGCATACTAAAGGCTAGAATCAATGTCATTTTGTACAATATCACAACAG GGATTGATCCAGATCttcttatttttgaaaaactGACATCCAAAGAGCCAAATACTCACTCCTCACCAAGTAAATATGAATGGCAAAACAGCACAAAGACCACTGAGCGGGAAGGATGTCAGCATCATAATGCCACATCAAGTTCTCTTCTGCTCCAAGCTCCGTCTTCTACCAGTAGCAACAGCTTAACAGCCCATACTCACATCCCCAGCACAAGCCTGACGGTCAAAAACCCTGAAGTTACTACTTATTCCTGGTCAGAAAGCTTTCCACTGGATGACCATTTTGCTAAGAGGACAAGCACCACTTCAGTAACCACTAGGTCAATCACCAGCTCAGACAAGAAGACTGTACACTCAACTTTGATATCCAAGTCTGCCGAGGTATTATCCCACATGCACACTCCTCCTCGTATAAACAGCAGTAAGCAACACTTAAATGAAACCAAAGGCTACAGTGGTAGGAATTACACTTCAGATAATGAGGCATCTGCTTGGGGAACTGCAGCTTTGGGTGTCTGGTTGATTCCTGttgttctttgttcttctctcatCTTCCTTTGCTGCTGTACTGTTGCTTTCACAGCAGGGCATGGCAGAAATAGGAGGGGTCAGTATAAGCCCGTAAGGAGAACAACCATGTCAAGACAATTCATAAAATATACTACTGTCAAAGGTAATCTGTAA